One part of the Nitrosophilus kaiyonis genome encodes these proteins:
- the ychF gene encoding redox-regulated ATPase YchF — translation MGLSVGIVGLPNVGKSTTFNALTKAQNAEAQNYPFCTIEPNKAVVPVPDNRLDELAKIVNPQRIQHSTIDFVDIAGLVKGASKGEGLGNQFLSNIRETDMILHMVRCFEDGNITHVEGSVDPIRDIEIIESELIFADIQQLERKIERLQKQAKADKKIVPLLDIANELKKHLEELKPVRTFEKKDENFEILNKELRFLSAKPVIFGANVDEEGMLEDNEYVKQVKKYANEVGADVIKLCAKLEEELVGLDEEEAKELLNEMGVEESGLDKIIRTAFNRLGLISYFTAGVKEVRSWTIVKGWTAPKAAGVIHGDFEKGFIRAEVISYDDFIKYGGEQGAKEAGKMRLEGKDYIVQDGDVMHFRFNV, via the coding sequence ATGGGTTTAAGTGTAGGTATTGTAGGACTTCCAAATGTGGGTAAATCAACAACTTTTAATGCATTAACAAAAGCACAAAATGCGGAGGCGCAAAATTATCCTTTTTGTACAATTGAACCAAATAAAGCTGTTGTTCCAGTTCCTGATAACAGGCTTGATGAGTTAGCAAAAATAGTAAATCCTCAAAGAATTCAACACTCTACTATAGATTTTGTTGATATTGCTGGACTTGTAAAAGGTGCTAGCAAAGGAGAGGGACTTGGTAATCAGTTTTTAAGCAATATTAGAGAAACTGATATGATACTTCATATGGTAAGATGTTTCGAAGATGGAAATATAACACATGTTGAAGGAAGCGTTGATCCAATTAGAGATATAGAAATTATTGAGAGTGAACTGATTTTTGCTGATATACAGCAACTTGAGAGAAAAATTGAAAGACTGCAAAAACAGGCAAAAGCAGATAAAAAAATAGTGCCTTTATTAGATATAGCAAATGAGCTTAAAAAACATCTTGAAGAGTTAAAACCAGTTAGAACTTTTGAAAAAAAAGATGAAAATTTTGAGATTTTAAATAAAGAACTTAGATTTTTAAGTGCAAAACCTGTTATTTTTGGTGCAAATGTTGATGAAGAGGGTATGCTTGAAGATAATGAGTATGTAAAACAGGTTAAAAAATATGCAAATGAAGTTGGTGCAGATGTTATAAAGCTTTGTGCTAAACTTGAAGAAGAGCTTGTTGGATTAGACGAAGAGGAAGCAAAAGAGCTTTTAAATGAGATGGGAGTTGAAGAGAGTGGACTAGATAAAATTATAAGAACTGCTTTTAATAGACTTGGTCTTATAAGCTATTTTACTGCTGGAGTTAAAGAGGTTAGAAGCTGGACAATAGTAAAAGGTTGGACTGCCCCAAAAGCTGCAGGAGTAATTCATGGAGATTTTGAAAAAGGATTTATTAGAGCTGAGGTTATAAGTTATGATGATTTTATAAAATATGGCGGAGAGCAAGGGGCCAAAGAGGCTGGAAAAATGAGACTTGAAGGAAAAGATTATATTGTTCAAGATGGCGATGTTATGCATTTTAGATTTAACGTATAA